The following coding sequences lie in one Mesorhizobium sp. DCY119 genomic window:
- a CDS encoding DUF3971 domain-containing protein: protein MLATVFGVLAAIVFVIGYSGMGSERLRAEAEKAIETFAGVDVTASMGPAGVSVDGSRLVALEVRDVSVKAADGAPIIDAGLVRFGVRFLPLLSGNIRLGSARISDARITTAAMPMADRGDWTKILKNDDGLINPDKVAEAIFGQVSRALDALEVGSTRQIQLENVEFVLPEDGRVRIVRVAEASLSEGGPGELTFTADVEIDGRALALTGTATRDTVSRRITDLNAQVKTAALAQENGSDVGDFSLTISGQQGIATNPSQLTASLSLDRAVLDLGKDGAFNGAVDVQATLLTGSNKIEIDRLRVATGRTNLEFNGAIGPRPATGLASDKPAYRYELVSSSATLAPGDSPEPALDVIASINGTFDAEKNLITADQIAVKSGSGEVLGTASLEIPSGGKAPGISLALNVHDMQVSHVKQIWPWFAAKGARSWVLDHVFGGRVLDGRLQFKVVPDRLGNGIPLTADEVSGRFEIEDTRFDTTGLIPPVRDAMGVVDFQGNDVDISLSSGTVFLPSGRSVSASDGKLRIEKANRPPLIGALDINVAGEAAAITELASYDPINAMRFVGMKPDEFSGKVSGNVKADIPLSKGIDASKLFWHVALDYEDLSLARPLDGQRISDADGTIVVEPDNAVITAKAKLNGIPADISLIEPLRAGGPERQRKVQLVLDDATRESVMPELSTLVSGTIKVNLDATTAGKQSVTADLTNTKLDIPWVGWSKGPGIAADLSFTLQKSDGNSTLSDFRLEGKSFAIGGSIALAGGSFSSARLTTVKLNRDDNVAVSIKRSGKSYSVDVSGSQMDARSLIKQFTSDVGSSPTGKAGGAGVSVNLDVKAITGFGGEQLSNVAVNYSGAGSKVNGLTVSAVTGSGSAVSVRNSSDSGQRSLQMQSADAGAILRFMNIYDNMQGGAIKLALSAAGDGPMRGQVDTSNFWIVNEPRLASIVSTTPPGDERSLNQAVKSNIDTSRVQFERGFAQIEKGQGYLKIGNGVLRGPLIGTTFQGTLYDERGNMAMTGTFMPAYGLNRIFGEIPLFGAILGNGRDRGLIGVTYRLSGKAKSPNMQINPLSVIAPGIFRSIFEFQ from the coding sequence GTGCTGGCAACCGTGTTCGGGGTGCTTGCAGCGATCGTTTTCGTAATCGGCTATTCCGGAATGGGCAGCGAGAGGTTGCGTGCCGAAGCGGAGAAGGCGATCGAGACCTTTGCCGGCGTGGACGTCACTGCTTCGATGGGTCCCGCCGGCGTGTCCGTGGACGGCTCCCGTCTTGTCGCGCTGGAAGTTCGAGATGTCAGCGTAAAGGCGGCAGACGGAGCGCCGATCATCGATGCCGGTCTGGTGCGATTCGGGGTGCGTTTCCTGCCGCTGCTTTCGGGCAATATCCGGCTTGGGAGCGCCAGGATTTCCGACGCGCGGATTACAACGGCAGCAATGCCGATGGCCGACAGGGGTGACTGGACCAAAATCCTCAAGAACGATGACGGCCTGATTAATCCCGACAAGGTCGCCGAGGCGATATTCGGTCAGGTCAGTCGGGCGCTTGATGCATTGGAGGTCGGCTCGACGCGTCAGATACAACTGGAAAATGTCGAATTCGTCCTTCCGGAAGACGGCCGCGTGCGTATCGTGCGCGTAGCTGAAGCCTCATTGAGCGAAGGCGGGCCAGGCGAACTCACCTTCACGGCTGATGTCGAGATCGACGGTCGCGCGTTGGCGCTGACCGGAACGGCGACACGCGATACGGTTTCGCGCCGTATCACCGACCTCAACGCTCAGGTGAAGACGGCAGCCTTGGCGCAAGAGAACGGTAGTGATGTCGGTGACTTCAGCCTGACGATTTCCGGACAGCAGGGAATTGCAACCAATCCCAGCCAGTTGACGGCATCGCTCTCGCTCGATCGTGCAGTGCTTGACCTGGGCAAGGACGGAGCTTTCAACGGCGCGGTCGATGTTCAAGCGACTTTGTTGACGGGGTCGAACAAGATCGAAATCGATCGGCTTCGCGTCGCAACCGGACGGACCAATCTCGAATTTAACGGCGCCATAGGGCCGCGGCCGGCGACCGGCCTTGCCAGCGACAAGCCGGCCTACCGGTATGAACTCGTCAGCAGCTCGGCAACGCTAGCGCCCGGGGATTCGCCCGAGCCCGCGCTTGATGTGATCGCGAGCATCAACGGCACCTTTGACGCCGAGAAAAACCTGATAACCGCCGATCAGATCGCGGTCAAAAGCGGGTCTGGAGAGGTTCTCGGAACGGCCTCGCTGGAAATCCCCAGCGGCGGCAAGGCACCGGGTATTTCGCTGGCGTTGAACGTCCACGACATGCAGGTGTCCCACGTCAAGCAGATATGGCCCTGGTTTGCCGCGAAGGGCGCGAGAAGCTGGGTTCTGGATCATGTCTTCGGCGGGCGCGTCCTTGATGGCAGGCTTCAGTTCAAGGTTGTGCCGGATCGCCTCGGAAACGGTATTCCGCTTACAGCCGACGAGGTCTCGGGCAGGTTTGAGATCGAGGACACACGATTTGACACCACAGGCCTGATACCGCCCGTTCGCGATGCCATGGGCGTGGTGGATTTCCAGGGCAATGATGTCGATATCTCGCTGTCGTCGGGAACGGTTTTTCTCCCTAGCGGTCGGAGCGTCAGCGCCAGCGACGGCAAACTCAGGATCGAGAAAGCCAATCGACCGCCGCTTATCGGGGCGCTCGACATCAATGTCGCTGGCGAAGCCGCCGCAATCACCGAGCTCGCTTCCTACGACCCGATCAACGCCATGCGCTTCGTGGGCATGAAGCCGGACGAGTTCAGCGGCAAGGTGAGTGGCAACGTGAAGGCGGACATTCCGCTTTCCAAGGGCATCGATGCGAGCAAGCTCTTCTGGCATGTCGCGCTCGACTATGAGGATCTGTCGCTCGCCAGGCCGCTGGATGGCCAGCGCATCAGCGATGCGGACGGGACGATTGTTGTCGAGCCCGACAATGCCGTGATAACCGCCAAGGCAAAGCTGAACGGGATTCCCGCCGATATTTCCCTTATCGAACCGCTGCGGGCGGGAGGGCCGGAGCGTCAGCGCAAGGTTCAGTTGGTGCTTGACGATGCGACCCGCGAAAGCGTCATGCCGGAGCTTTCGACCCTGGTGTCGGGTACGATCAAGGTCAATCTCGATGCAACGACGGCGGGCAAGCAGAGTGTCACAGCGGATCTGACAAACACAAAACTCGACATTCCCTGGGTGGGGTGGTCGAAAGGTCCGGGGATCGCCGCCGACCTCAGTTTCACGCTGCAGAAATCCGACGGCAATTCGACGCTCTCCGACTTCAGGCTCGAGGGAAAATCGTTCGCGATCGGCGGTTCGATCGCGCTTGCCGGCGGCAGTTTCTCCTCTGCTCGCCTTACGACGGTGAAACTCAATCGCGACGACAATGTCGCGGTTTCGATCAAGCGTTCGGGCAAAAGCTATTCGGTCGACGTCAGCGGCAGCCAGATGGATGCCCGGTCATTGATCAAGCAATTCACCTCGGACGTCGGCTCAAGTCCGACAGGGAAAGCGGGCGGAGCAGGGGTTTCGGTAAATCTCGACGTCAAGGCGATTACCGGGTTTGGGGGTGAGCAACTCTCCAACGTCGCGGTCAACTATAGCGGCGCCGGGTCGAAGGTGAACGGCCTGACCGTGTCGGCGGTGACTGGCTCAGGAAGCGCGGTCTCGGTGCGCAATTCGTCGGATAGCGGCCAGCGCAGCCTGCAGATGCAATCGGCGGACGCCGGGGCGATCCTGCGTTTCATGAACATCTACGACAATATGCAAGGTGGGGCCATCAAGCTGGCGCTGTCGGCTGCCGGCGACGGCCCCATGCGCGGGCAGGTCGACACCAGTAACTTCTGGATCGTCAACGAGCCGAGGTTGGCATCGATCGTCTCGACCACGCCGCCCGGCGACGAGCGCAGCCTGAACCAGGCGGTGAAAAGCAATATCGACACGTCACGGGTGCAGTTCGAGCGCGGCTTTGCCCAGATCGAGAAAGGCCAGGGATATCTGAAGATCGGCAACGGCGTGCTTCGCGGGCCGCTGATCGGCACGACATTCCAGGGCACGCTCTATGACGAGCGCGGCAACATGGCGATGACCGGGACGTTCATGCCCGCTTACGGCTTGAACCGGATATTCGGTGAGATTCCGCTGTTTGGCGCGATCCTGGGCAATGGGCGCGACCGCGGCCTGATCGGCGTGACCTATCGGCTTTCCGGGAAAGCTAAATCGCCCAACATGCAGATCAATCCGCTCTCGGTCATCGCGCCGGGAATCTTCCGGTCGATCTTCGAGTTTCAGTGA
- the tyrS gene encoding tyrosine--tRNA ligase has protein sequence MSAFKSDFLRILSERGFIHQTSDDAGLDKLFATETVSAYIGFDPTASSLHAGGLIQIMMLYWMQQTGHRPVALMGGGTGMVGDPSFKDEARKLMTPETIQSNIDGIKKVFSSYLTFGDGPRDALMVNNAEWLLPLNYLEFLRDVGQHFSVNRMLSFDSVKQRLDREQSLSFLEFNYMILQAYDFVELSKRYGVKLQMGGSDQWGNIVNGIDLGHRLRTPQLYALTSPLLTTSSGAKMGKSMNGAVWLNADMLSPYEFWQYWRNTEDADVGRFLKLYTTLPLDEIARLEKLGGSEINNAKKVLATEVTSMLHGRDAAQQAEETARKTFEEGAFADALPTVEIGKADLEAGIGILALFVTAGLAGSNGEARRHVQGGAVRVNDAAVSDERKIISSADLTSEGIVKLSLGKKKHILVRPV, from the coding sequence ATGTCCGCCTTCAAATCCGATTTCCTGCGCATCCTTTCCGAGCGCGGCTTCATCCACCAGACATCAGATGATGCCGGCCTCGACAAGCTTTTCGCCACGGAAACGGTTTCGGCCTATATCGGCTTCGATCCGACGGCATCGAGCCTTCATGCCGGCGGCCTGATCCAGATCATGATGCTGTACTGGATGCAGCAGACCGGGCATCGCCCCGTCGCGCTGATGGGCGGCGGCACGGGCATGGTCGGCGACCCGTCCTTCAAGGACGAGGCGCGCAAGCTGATGACGCCCGAGACGATCCAGTCCAACATCGACGGCATCAAGAAGGTCTTTTCGAGCTACCTGACCTTTGGCGACGGCCCGCGCGATGCGCTGATGGTCAATAATGCCGAGTGGCTCCTCCCGTTGAACTATCTCGAATTTCTGCGCGATGTCGGCCAGCATTTCTCGGTCAATCGCATGCTGTCGTTCGACTCGGTAAAGCAGCGGCTAGACCGCGAGCAATCACTGTCGTTCCTCGAATTCAACTACATGATCCTGCAGGCCTACGATTTCGTCGAGCTCAGCAAGCGCTACGGCGTCAAGCTGCAGATGGGCGGCTCGGACCAGTGGGGCAATATCGTCAACGGCATCGATCTCGGTCACCGGCTACGCACGCCCCAACTCTACGCGCTCACCTCGCCGCTGCTGACGACTTCGTCCGGCGCCAAGATGGGCAAGTCGATGAATGGCGCGGTCTGGCTGAATGCCGACATGCTGAGCCCCTACGAGTTCTGGCAATACTGGCGCAACACCGAAGATGCCGATGTCGGCCGCTTCCTGAAGCTCTACACGACGCTGCCATTGGATGAGATCGCGCGTCTCGAAAAGCTTGGCGGCTCCGAGATCAACAACGCCAAGAAGGTGCTGGCCACCGAGGTGACCTCCATGCTGCATGGCCGCGACGCTGCGCAGCAAGCGGAAGAAACTGCACGCAAGACCTTCGAGGAAGGCGCCTTCGCCGACGCGCTTCCGACTGTCGAGATCGGCAAGGCTGATCTTGAGGCGGGTATCGGCATTCTTGCGTTGTTCGTGACAGCCGGCCTTGCCGGCTCCAACGGCGAAGCCCGCCGTCACGTTCAGGGCGGTGCGGTGCGCGTGAATGACGCTGCGGTTTCCGATGAGCGGAAAATCATATCGAGCGCCGATCTCACATCCGAAGGTATCGTGAAGCTTTCGCTCGGCAAGAAGAAGCACATTCTGGTGCGGCCCGTCTGA
- a CDS encoding anhydro-N-acetylmuramic acid kinase — MTKLCAIGLMSGTSMDGIDIAMLRTDGVDEIEIGPSLFVPYEAAFRRRIENSLETAKAIVKREDRPGDLAELEREITLRHARAVETFLASPAGALGKPDVIGFHGQTVLHRPQVGVTVQVGDGALLARELDMPVVYDMRANDMAHGGQGAPLVPAYHAALARTLPEPFSGRYPVVFVNVGGISNITYVPEKGDPAAFDTGPGNTLIDQWVSREGGVPFDAGGAIASEGGVVVSVVERYLEVPFFEKAGPKSLDRNDFTLEFANDLELSDGARTLAAVSAEAILKSAEHMPEKPKLWIVCGGGRKNPHIVGDLRAGAEQAGAEVIVAEDAGLDGDATEAEAWAFLAVRSLNGLPLTFPTTTGCREAVSGGVLAEPAEAQA, encoded by the coding sequence ATGACGAAACTATGCGCGATCGGCCTGATGAGCGGTACGTCGATGGATGGCATCGACATCGCCATGCTGCGGACCGACGGCGTCGACGAAATCGAGATAGGGCCGTCGCTGTTCGTTCCTTACGAAGCCGCTTTCAGGCGGCGCATCGAGAATTCGCTGGAAACGGCAAAGGCAATCGTGAAGCGCGAGGATCGGCCCGGCGATCTGGCAGAGCTGGAACGTGAAATCACGCTGCGGCACGCGCGCGCTGTCGAGACTTTTCTGGCGTCGCCGGCCGGTGCGTTGGGCAAACCGGATGTGATCGGCTTTCATGGCCAGACGGTGCTGCACAGGCCGCAAGTCGGCGTCACCGTGCAAGTGGGCGACGGTGCGCTTCTGGCGCGCGAGCTTGACATGCCGGTGGTCTACGACATGCGCGCCAACGACATGGCGCATGGCGGGCAGGGCGCGCCGCTGGTGCCCGCCTATCATGCCGCTCTGGCGCGAACGCTGCCGGAACCTTTTTCCGGGCGATATCCTGTCGTCTTCGTCAATGTCGGCGGCATTTCCAATATCACCTATGTGCCTGAGAAGGGTGATCCGGCCGCTTTCGATACCGGGCCCGGCAATACGCTGATCGACCAATGGGTTTCGCGCGAGGGCGGTGTGCCGTTCGATGCCGGTGGCGCGATTGCCAGCGAAGGTGGTGTCGTTGTTTCGGTGGTCGAGCGTTATCTGGAGGTGCCGTTCTTTGAGAAGGCGGGGCCAAAATCGCTCGACCGCAACGATTTCACGCTGGAATTCGCGAACGATCTGGAGTTGTCGGACGGCGCGCGCACGCTTGCAGCCGTGTCAGCCGAAGCCATTTTGAAATCAGCCGAGCATATGCCCGAAAAGCCGAAACTCTGGATCGTCTGCGGCGGCGGTCGCAAGAACCCGCATATCGTTGGCGACCTGCGCGCTGGGGCTGAACAGGCAGGTGCCGAGGTGATCGTTGCGGAAGACGCCGGGCTGGATGGTGATGCGACCGAGGCAGAAGCCTGGGCTTTCCTGGCGGTGCGTTCTCTGAATGGACTGCCGCTGACTTTTCCGACGACTACGGGCTGCCGGGAAGCGGTGAGCGGCGGGGTGCTGGCTGAACCGGCCGAAGCGCAAGCTTGA
- a CDS encoding alpha/beta hydrolase: MPEVIFAGPAGRLEGRYQPSKEKNAPIAIILHPHPQFGGTMNNKIVYDLFYMFQKRNFTTLRFNFRGIGRSQGEFDHGTGELSDAAAALDWIQALHPDSKTCWVAGYSFGAWIGMQLLMRRPEIEGFISIAPQPNTYDFSFLAPCPSSGLIIHGDADKVAPPKDVQGLVDKLHTQKGITITQKTLPGANHFFANDAELLLEECSDYLDRRLAGELSDPRPKRLR; the protein is encoded by the coding sequence ATGCCTGAGGTCATTTTCGCCGGTCCGGCCGGTCGTCTGGAAGGACGCTACCAGCCGTCGAAGGAAAAGAACGCGCCGATCGCCATCATCCTGCATCCGCACCCACAGTTCGGCGGCACGATGAACAACAAGATCGTCTACGACCTCTTCTACATGTTCCAGAAGCGGAATTTCACCACGCTTCGGTTCAATTTCCGCGGCATCGGCCGCAGCCAGGGCGAGTTCGACCACGGCACCGGCGAGTTGTCGGACGCCGCAGCAGCGCTCGACTGGATCCAGGCCCTGCACCCGGATTCGAAGACCTGCTGGGTTGCCGGCTACTCCTTCGGCGCTTGGATCGGCATGCAGCTTCTGATGCGCCGTCCTGAGATCGAAGGTTTCATCTCGATCGCGCCGCAGCCCAACACCTATGATTTCTCCTTCCTGGCCCCTTGCCCATCATCCGGCCTTATCATTCATGGTGATGCCGACAAGGTCGCCCCGCCGAAGGACGTTCAGGGCCTGGTCGACAAACTGCATACGCAGAAGGGCATCACGATCACGCAGAAGACGCTGCCGGGCGCGAACCATTTCTTCGCAAACGATGCCGAACTGCTGCTCGAGGAATGCTCGGACTATCTCGACCGGCGCCTCGCCGGCGAACTTTCCGATCCACGGCCCAAGCGGCTGAGATAA
- a CDS encoding cysteine desulfurase family protein yields the protein MAASRAYLDHNASAPLLPGAREAMVAALGITANPSSVHSEGRAARRIVEDARRDVAALVNTKPEHVVFTSGATEAATTLLTPDWQMGRGAVRMSKAYVSAADHPCLLNGGRFGTERTTQIDVDGDGITDLDALRQALADHDKAEGLPLVAIHAANNETGVIQPLGKIAEIVKAAGGGFVVDAVQAAGRIPLDLTTGYADYLILSSHKIGGPKGVGAFVAASDLMMPKPLVTGGGQERGFRAGTENLAAIAGFGAAAREAKVALAGIDQVRALRDGLEASILSLAPDAEIFGRRSERLANTIFFAIPGVKSETAQIAFDLEGVALSAGSACSSGKVGPSHVLKAMGHDNSEGALRVSIGLATTQAEIEQFRAALAGILARRAEKTKAA from the coding sequence ATGGCTGCGTCACGCGCCTATCTCGACCACAATGCGAGCGCCCCGCTGTTGCCGGGCGCGCGCGAAGCCATGGTCGCGGCTCTCGGCATCACAGCCAATCCCTCTTCCGTCCATAGCGAGGGACGGGCGGCGCGGCGCATCGTCGAGGATGCGAGACGCGACGTTGCAGCGTTGGTCAACACCAAACCCGAGCATGTCGTCTTCACCTCGGGCGCGACCGAAGCGGCAACGACGCTTCTGACGCCGGACTGGCAGATGGGACGCGGTGCGGTTCGTATGTCGAAGGCCTACGTCTCGGCTGCCGATCATCCTTGCTTGCTCAATGGCGGACGGTTTGGCACCGAGCGCACGACCCAGATCGACGTCGACGGCGACGGAATTACGGATCTGGACGCTTTGAGGCAGGCGCTCGCAGATCACGACAAGGCCGAAGGCTTGCCACTGGTCGCGATCCACGCTGCCAACAACGAAACCGGCGTGATTCAGCCTCTCGGCAAGATCGCCGAGATCGTCAAGGCGGCCGGTGGCGGGTTCGTGGTCGATGCGGTTCAGGCTGCGGGGCGCATTCCGCTCGATCTGACCACGGGTTACGCTGACTACCTGATATTGTCGTCGCACAAGATCGGCGGGCCGAAGGGCGTTGGCGCATTCGTTGCTGCCTCGGACCTGATGATGCCGAAGCCGCTCGTTACCGGTGGCGGGCAGGAGCGAGGATTTCGGGCGGGCACGGAAAACCTTGCCGCGATTGCCGGTTTTGGTGCTGCAGCGCGCGAAGCGAAGGTTGCGCTCGCGGGGATCGATCAAGTTCGGGCACTGCGCGACGGCCTCGAAGCGTCGATCTTGTCGCTTGCGCCCGATGCAGAAATATTCGGACGCCGGAGCGAACGGCTTGCCAATACGATTTTCTTCGCTATTCCAGGCGTCAAATCGGAGACGGCACAAATCGCCTTCGATCTCGAGGGCGTGGCGCTGTCGGCAGGTTCAGCCTGTTCGTCGGGCAAAGTCGGCCCCAGCCATGTGCTGAAGGCCATGGGACACGATAACTCGGAAGGCGCGCTGCGTGTTTCGATCGGGCTAGCGACCACGCAGGCCGAGATCGAGCAATTCAGGGCGGCGCTGGCCGGAATTCTGGCGCGTCGCGCCGAAAAAACGAAAGCTGCCTGA
- a CDS encoding FMN-binding negative transcriptional regulator, translating to MYQPPHFIETRLDVLHSLIRAHPLGLLVSNGQEGPIANPLPFLLDGDVQPHGRLRAHLAKANPQWRMLADNPDTPVLVVFQGADTYVTPSWYETKRETGKVVPTWNYAIVQVRGRVRVMDDKDWLAGQIAELTASHEAARSQPWKVTDAPEAFIQSQIKGIVGLEIEITSIEGKWKVSQNRPVADRAGVAEGLETDAGSPGTAEMAHLVRQYGGLNGE from the coding sequence ATGTACCAGCCTCCTCATTTCATCGAAACGCGGCTGGACGTCCTGCACTCATTGATTCGCGCGCATCCGCTCGGCCTGCTCGTTTCGAACGGGCAGGAAGGGCCAATCGCCAACCCGTTGCCGTTCCTGCTCGATGGCGATGTGCAGCCGCATGGCAGATTGCGGGCGCACCTTGCCAAGGCAAACCCTCAATGGCGCATGCTGGCCGATAATCCCGACACGCCGGTGCTTGTCGTGTTCCAGGGGGCGGACACCTATGTCACGCCGTCCTGGTACGAAACGAAGCGCGAAACGGGAAAGGTCGTGCCGACCTGGAACTACGCCATCGTTCAGGTCCGCGGCCGCGTGCGCGTGATGGACGACAAGGACTGGCTCGCCGGCCAGATCGCGGAACTGACCGCCAGCCACGAAGCCGCCCGCTCGCAGCCGTGGAAGGTGACCGACGCGCCCGAAGCCTTCATCCAGTCGCAGATCAAAGGCATTGTCGGCCTCGAGATCGAGATCACCAGCATCGAAGGCAAATGGAAGGTCAGCCAGAATCGCCCGGTCGCAGATCGCGCCGGCGTGGCAGAAGGGCTGGAAACAGATGCAGGATCGCCCGGCACGGCCGAAATGGCGCATCTGGTGCGCCAATATGGCGGCCTGAACGGCGAATAG